From one Spiroplasma endosymbiont of Panorpa germanica genomic stretch:
- a CDS encoding DEAD/DEAH box helicase family protein, whose translation MKKDKLNKETLAHEEIILEGKQEKSNVDIDILDNKEDFLISHFNSLVRKKISSLPDYDSKNKIINSMLNLLDYEEFSNKMSYKGPKFEKNLSNNAIYTNRDFFKDFKSEFSTSHEINIIAPFFSRHMINTHLRPFLENIDESNSLKIKILTTTFDGKSIFLDLDGLRGVVKEFSNVDIEVKIENLFNKNSSRIHIKSYIFKRENGFGSAYVGSSNYTTTGMITGNEWNHKTSEFENSFVFKEIVYNFELLWNNPDLIDINNDEMVQGIIDNQNQYKNEKTIIFNHEKITPKTYQQEALDALKNRRDQGLKKHLVVMATGTGKTIVAALDYLNQIKENNGVKPKLLFIADKVEIIRQAMNAFRKLINDQSFGVEFSGEHDTSLETEDYVFATVQKLLNYKEILINKEFDLVIFDEAHHVKAKSFTEIYNILNRNNQIIGLTATPEREDGTNIKDEYFDGEYAFELRLWDAVSENMLSKFDYYFIKDDSVDISGISLQNTSEISEKLRTNLRNEFVYKNIIKYIDPKVIENSVLIFCVDQKHALSVDSFLKSKGLRSEYLISDNNNSRSDTINRFKNKDINFLCVVNIFNEGIDVPDVNHLIFLRPTQSLTLYIQQFGRGLRWKLDKKLQVLDFVNNVDMKFNKNYSPINILNAFLNKNNRLTFEHSLDNLNDLLPEGSNVFLDAKVQKEVIEAIKNAVQNRKNIFKNLSNSDMSDNFGSYETFFLETGLSLSEVYYKGSENGLKTFLFEENRAKFKSTSIMKQFLWINNYELVSKFISIINSSILSGDKTIDNIFVHSFFYNDSSLSKIKEKFGTTDFNKIIFSKENQYLVREILFLLKYKLKYENLISSKKIDSELKFVGTYFTKRQSLAVTGISNLDEFSIQLIQGVFKNKDRKKFIIWASDPSGKEKYDFQNFYDKSKSTMGWPSPDDWNEKNKTCQEFLDSETVFVFYKDSALKKNFNDEVFEFKGQVSSKIISPNTNKGLYFEIKIDDCIQN comes from the coding sequence ATGAAAAAAGATAAATTAAACAAGGAAACTCTTGCACACGAAGAAATTATATTAGAGGGAAAACAGGAAAAAAGTAATGTAGATATCGATATTTTAGATAACAAAGAAGACTTTTTGATTAGCCACTTTAATAGCTTAGTTAGGAAAAAAATTAGTAGTTTGCCTGACTACGATTCTAAAAATAAAATTATTAATTCTATGCTAAATTTATTAGATTACGAGGAGTTTTCTAATAAAATGTCATATAAAGGTCCAAAATTTGAAAAAAATCTTTCAAATAATGCCATATACACAAACAGAGATTTTTTTAAAGATTTTAAAAGTGAGTTTTCAACATCTCATGAAATAAACATTATTGCTCCATTTTTTTCAAGACATATGATAAATACGCATTTACGACCATTTTTGGAAAACATAGACGAATCAAATAGCTTAAAAATAAAAATTTTAACTACTACTTTTGATGGAAAAAGTATTTTTTTGGATTTGGACGGACTAAGAGGTGTAGTAAAAGAATTTAGCAATGTAGATATAGAAGTAAAAATAGAAAACTTATTCAATAAAAATTCTTCGAGAATTCATATTAAAAGCTATATTTTTAAGAGAGAAAACGGGTTTGGAAGCGCGTACGTCGGAAGCAGCAACTACACAACAACAGGTATGATTACTGGAAATGAATGAAATCACAAAACAAGTGAATTTGAGAATAGTTTTGTATTTAAGGAAATTGTTTATAACTTTGAATTGCTATGAAACAATCCTGATTTAATTGATATTAATAACGATGAAATGGTGCAAGGAATTATTGATAACCAGAACCAATATAAAAATGAGAAAACAATAATTTTTAATCACGAAAAAATTACTCCCAAAACCTATCAACAAGAAGCTCTAGATGCACTTAAAAACAGAAGAGATCAGGGGCTTAAAAAACATTTAGTTGTAATGGCTACGGGTACTGGTAAAACCATTGTCGCAGCCCTAGATTATTTAAATCAAATAAAAGAAAATAACGGAGTTAAGCCTAAACTGCTATTTATCGCTGATAAGGTTGAAATTATTAGACAGGCAATGAATGCGTTCAGAAAATTAATAAATGATCAAAGTTTTGGAGTTGAATTTTCTGGGGAACATGATACCAGTTTAGAAACAGAAGATTATGTTTTTGCAACGGTTCAAAAATTATTGAACTATAAGGAAATATTAATTAATAAGGAATTTGACCTGGTTATTTTTGACGAAGCTCATCACGTTAAAGCAAAAAGCTTTACAGAAATTTATAATATCCTTAATAGAAATAATCAAATCATCGGGCTCACAGCAACTCCAGAGAGAGAAGATGGCACCAATATTAAAGATGAATATTTTGATGGAGAATATGCTTTTGAGCTAAGGCTGTGAGATGCTGTATCTGAAAATATGCTTTCTAAATTTGATTACTATTTTATTAAAGATGATTCGGTTGATATTTCAGGAATCAGTCTTCAAAATACAAGTGAAATTTCTGAAAAATTAAGAACAAATTTGAGAAATGAGTTTGTATATAAAAATATTATTAAATATATTGATCCAAAAGTTATTGAAAACAGTGTTTTGATTTTTTGTGTAGATCAGAAGCACGCGCTAAGTGTTGATAGTTTCTTGAAATCAAAAGGACTTAGATCAGAGTATTTGATTTCCGATAATAATAATTCCAGAAGCGACACAATTAATAGATTTAAAAATAAGGATATAAATTTTTTATGTGTTGTCAATATTTTCAACGAGGGTATTGATGTACCAGATGTCAATCATTTGATCTTCTTGAGACCAACCCAATCTCTAACTCTTTATATACAGCAATTTGGAAGAGGTTTAAGATGAAAACTGGATAAGAAATTGCAGGTATTAGACTTTGTAAACAATGTGGATATGAAATTTAACAAAAATTATAGTCCAATAAACATATTGAACGCTTTTTTGAACAAAAACAATAGACTTACATTTGAACATTCTCTAGATAATCTTAATGATCTTCTCCCAGAAGGGTCCAATGTTTTTTTAGATGCTAAAGTGCAAAAAGAAGTTATAGAAGCAATTAAAAATGCTGTTCAGAACAGAAAAAACATTTTCAAGAATTTAAGTAACAGTGATATGTCCGACAATTTCGGTTCATATGAGACATTCTTTTTAGAAACCGGCTTATCATTAAGTGAAGTTTACTATAAAGGGAGTGAAAATGGACTAAAAACATTTCTCTTCGAGGAAAATAGAGCTAAATTTAAATCAACATCAATAATGAAACAATTTTTATGAATTAACAATTATGAATTAGTTTCGAAATTTATATCAATAATAAATTCATCTATTCTTTCTGGAGACAAAACAATTGATAATATTTTTGTTCATTCATTTTTCTACAATGATTCTTCATTGTCAAAAATTAAAGAAAAATTTGGTACAACAGATTTTAATAAGATTATATTTTCAAAAGAAAATCAATATTTAGTTAGGGAGATTCTCTTCTTGCTAAAATACAAATTAAAATATGAAAATTTAATTTCAAGTAAAAAAATAGACAGCGAACTCAAATTTGTTGGCACTTATTTTACAAAAAGACAATCACTAGCTGTTACTGGAATTTCAAATTTAGATGAATTCAGTATCCAGTTGATTCAAGGAGTCTTTAAAAATAAAGACAGGAAAAAATTCATAATTTGAGCCAGCGACCCCTCAGGTAAAGAAAAGTATGACTTTCAAAATTTCTATGATAAATCCAAAAGTACCATGGGTTGGCCCTCACCAGATGACTGAAACGAAAAAAATAAAACATGTCAAGAATTTTTGGATTCTGAAACAGTTTTTGTCTTTTACAAGGATTCTGCTTTGAAGAAAAATTTTAACGACGAGGTTTTTGAGTTTAAAGGACAGGTCTCATCTAAAATAATATCACCAAATACAAATAAAGGTCTTTACTTTGAAATAAAAATTGACGATTGCATTCAAAATTAA